The following is a genomic window from Pseudomonas promysalinigenes.
GTGCAATACGGCATCGACACCAATACCGGCCTGATCGACTACGACGAAGTCGAACGCCTGGCTGTCGAGCACAAGCCGAAGATGATCGTTGCCGGTTTCTCGGCCTACTCCAAGACCCTGGACTTCCCACGCTTCCGTGCCATCGCTGACAAAGTGGGCGCACTGCTGTTCGTCGACATGGCACACGTTGCCGGCCTGGTTGCCGCTGGCCTGTATCCCAACCCGATCCCGTTCGCCGATGTGGTCACCACCACCACCCACAAGACCCTGCGCGGGCCACGTGGCGGCCTGATCCTGGCCAAGGCCAACGAAGAAATCGAGAAGAAGCTCAACGCCGCCGTTTTCCCAGGCGCCCAGGGCGGCCCGCTGATGCACGTGATCGCCGCCAAGGCCGTGTGCTTCAAGGAAGCACTCGAACCCGAATTCAAGAGCTACCAGAAACAAGTCATCGAAAACGCCCAGGCCATGGCCCAGGTGTTCGTCGACCGCGGCTACGACGTGGTTTCCGGTGGCACCGACAACCACCTGTTCCTGGTCAGCCTGATTCGCCAGGGCCTGACCGGCAAAGATGCCGACGCCGCCCTGGGCCGCGCGCACATCACTGTCAACAAGAACGCCGTGCCGAACGACCCGCAGTCGCCGTT
Proteins encoded in this region:
- a CDS encoding serine hydroxymethyltransferase → MFSKQDQIQGYDDALLAAMNAEEQRQEDHIELIASENYTSKRVMQAQGSGLTNKYAEGYPGKRYYGGCEHVDKVEALAIERAKQLFGADYANVQPHSGSSANGAVYLALLQAGDTILGMSLAHGGHLTHGAKVSSSGKLYNAVQYGIDTNTGLIDYDEVERLAVEHKPKMIVAGFSAYSKTLDFPRFRAIADKVGALLFVDMAHVAGLVAAGLYPNPIPFADVVTTTTHKTLRGPRGGLILAKANEEIEKKLNAAVFPGAQGGPLMHVIAAKAVCFKEALEPEFKSYQKQVIENAQAMAQVFVDRGYDVVSGGTDNHLFLVSLIRQGLTGKDADAALGRAHITVNKNAVPNDPQSPFVTSGLRIGTPAVTTRGFKVTQCVALAGWICDILDNLGDADVEADVAKNVAALCADFPVYR